From Paenibacillus physcomitrellae, the proteins below share one genomic window:
- a CDS encoding ThuA domain-containing protein has translation MKALIVWGGWDGHEPEQVAAIFKRILEAEGFEVEVSDKLEAYADKEKLLGLDLIVPVWTMGELSSELTQNVLAAVQQGTGIAGCHGGMGDSFRTNVDWQFMVGGQWVAHPGNDGVEYTVNIVNRETDSEPLLGGLEDFKVKSEQYYMHVDPVVQVHATTRFPVVPGPHDTNPPVDMPVVWTKTWGKGRVFYNSLGHHADIVDMPEVTEMMRRGFLWAAAGKQRAAAEGDQANNTSVYSGMQDNQYE, from the coding sequence ATGAAAGCATTAATCGTATGGGGCGGCTGGGACGGCCATGAGCCGGAGCAGGTGGCTGCTATTTTTAAACGGATTCTGGAGGCAGAAGGGTTTGAAGTAGAGGTTTCAGACAAGCTGGAGGCTTATGCAGACAAAGAAAAGCTGCTTGGGCTTGATTTGATCGTTCCGGTCTGGACGATGGGGGAACTGAGCAGCGAGCTTACGCAAAATGTGCTGGCCGCTGTTCAGCAGGGTACCGGAATAGCCGGCTGCCATGGCGGAATGGGCGACTCCTTCCGGACAAATGTTGACTGGCAGTTCATGGTCGGCGGTCAGTGGGTGGCTCACCCCGGAAATGACGGCGTTGAATATACCGTAAATATCGTGAACCGCGAGACGGACAGCGAACCGCTGCTTGGCGGTCTTGAGGATTTTAAAGTGAAAAGCGAGCAGTATTATATGCATGTAGACCCGGTAGTGCAGGTGCATGCAACGACCCGTTTCCCGGTAGTTCCCGGTCCACATGACACGAACCCGCCGGTCGACATGCCGGTAGTTTGGACCAAAACTTGGGGTAAAGGCCGCGTATTCTATAATTCGCTGGGTCATCATGCGGATATCGTCGACATGCCTGAGGTTACGGAAATGATGCGCCGGGGATTTCTGTGGGCAGCGGCCGGAAAACAGCGGGCTGCAGCAGAAGGTGACCAGGCTAATAATACAAGTGTCTACAGCGGCATGCAGGACAACCAATACGAGTAG
- a CDS encoding Gfo/Idh/MocA family protein, which produces MKPVKVGIIGCGKISGIYMENCKKFENLDLIACADLDRTQAESKAAEYGIPRVYSPEELLNDPEIELVINLTIPAAHASVCLQALEAGKHVYVEKPLAVTREQGQEVLRTAREKGLLVGCAPETFYGAGIQTSLQLVQSGVIGRPVAASAFMMSGGHESWHPSPEFYYAKGGGPMFDMGPYYLTALVQLLGPIKRITGITGKALEERVITSSPKAGQKIKVEIPTHVAGVLEFQKGAIATLVTSFDVFGGSTLPPIEIYGTLGTLKVPDPNNFGGKAEYKLAGQSEWIEQPLLPGFSENARGIAAADMADAIRSGRRHRATGDLAYHVLEAMWAFHDASDEQGHYTMQSTCEVPAPLEEGEKAFSLKDGVS; this is translated from the coding sequence TTGAAACCAGTGAAGGTTGGTATTATCGGATGCGGAAAAATCAGTGGGATTTATATGGAGAACTGCAAGAAGTTTGAGAATCTGGACCTGATCGCCTGTGCCGATCTCGATCGCACGCAGGCTGAAAGCAAAGCGGCAGAATATGGCATTCCCCGGGTCTACAGCCCGGAAGAGCTGCTGAACGATCCGGAAATTGAGCTTGTCATCAATCTGACGATTCCGGCGGCTCATGCTTCCGTTTGTCTGCAGGCTTTGGAGGCCGGCAAACATGTCTATGTGGAGAAGCCGCTGGCGGTTACCCGCGAACAGGGACAGGAAGTGCTGCGGACGGCCAGGGAAAAGGGGCTGCTCGTTGGCTGTGCGCCTGAAACGTTCTATGGAGCGGGAATTCAAACCAGCCTCCAGCTGGTTCAAAGCGGCGTGATCGGGCGTCCGGTTGCCGCTTCAGCCTTTATGATGAGCGGCGGTCATGAATCCTGGCATCCAAGCCCGGAATTCTATTATGCTAAAGGCGGCGGACCTATGTTTGATATGGGGCCGTATTATTTGACAGCGCTGGTGCAGCTGCTGGGACCGATCAAACGGATTACCGGTATTACCGGCAAAGCGCTTGAGGAAAGAGTGATCACAAGCAGCCCCAAAGCCGGCCAGAAAATCAAGGTCGAAATTCCGACACATGTGGCCGGGGTGCTGGAATTCCAGAAGGGAGCCATTGCGACGCTCGTTACAAGCTTCGACGTCTTTGGGGGAAGCACGCTGCCGCCGATTGAAATTTACGGAACGCTTGGCACGCTGAAGGTGCCGGACCCGAATAATTTCGGCGGGAAAGCGGAATACAAGCTGGCCGGCCAATCCGAATGGATTGAGCAGCCGCTCCTCCCTGGCTTCAGCGAAAATGCCCGGGGCATCGCCGCCGCCGATATGGCGGATGCAATTCGCAGCGGACGCCGTCACCGGGCGACAGGCGATCTGGCCTACCATGTGCTGGAAGCCATGTGGGCTTTCCATGACGCCTCCGACGAGCAGGGACACTACACGATGCAAAGCACGTGTGAGGTTCCGGCTCCTCTGGAGGAAGGGGAGAAGGCTTTTTCGCTTAAGGATGGAGTTTCCTGA
- a CDS encoding AraC family transcriptional regulator, which yields MGGIVVGAHYKITPDHLIFRLHDISWIHDVTDWEEARLVCDTFVLFAVVKGNGRLVIDEEEIQLGPEQVYFCSPNQVYGVYEPLPRQLCMYVLRFSVYEIPASPQVSPRWIEDIAEFPLKHPLSLKDKGMLSSLFGMIAAQTASETPLGRFEAQLLFQTLIGKLLKQQEYKQAAFSGSALQAAKLHIESSFRSNLKIEQLAQIANLSPNYFVDQFKKTFGISAMDFLTSIRMKTAKQLMAKAAVHPRKMKEIAAEVGIQDEFYFSRKFKKFTGMSPSQYVKSRRRKIAVYHAPLTGYLLALQILPYAAPLHPKWTAYYYEFIRDDIAVPLSAYRNNRHWEMNLDMLEAEAPDLIVLKDEISAEEKKRLERLAPLAFVSWGTGEWRTQFRKLAEQLGEHMEAEQWLDGYQGKVELSSKRLKGSMQGGKLLILRIFGSEIRAYSNRTIAEVLYGDLQIPRAYPADKPVYDELVTLEQLHDTNPSHILLLIRQETDTLAYWSELQHTMAWQELAAVQKHQVYPLASDPWFEYSPAAHERVIDLMVELLSEDCTN from the coding sequence ATGGGGGGAATAGTAGTGGGCGCTCATTATAAAATAACCCCGGACCATCTGATCTTTCGCCTGCATGACATTTCATGGATTCATGATGTCACTGACTGGGAAGAGGCCCGGCTGGTTTGCGATACTTTTGTTCTGTTTGCCGTCGTTAAAGGAAACGGACGTTTAGTCATAGATGAAGAAGAAATTCAATTGGGACCTGAACAGGTCTATTTTTGTTCTCCAAATCAAGTTTACGGAGTCTATGAGCCGCTTCCCCGGCAGCTGTGCATGTATGTTCTCCGGTTTAGCGTGTATGAGATCCCAGCAAGTCCGCAGGTTTCGCCTCGATGGATAGAAGACATAGCCGAATTTCCTTTGAAACATCCGTTAAGTCTTAAAGATAAAGGTATGCTGTCATCGCTTTTTGGCATGATTGCGGCTCAGACCGCGTCCGAAACCCCGCTGGGACGTTTTGAAGCTCAACTTCTGTTCCAAACCTTGATCGGCAAACTTCTGAAGCAGCAGGAATACAAACAGGCGGCTTTCTCCGGTTCAGCGCTTCAGGCAGCCAAATTACATATTGAAAGCAGCTTCCGCTCTAATTTGAAGATTGAACAACTGGCCCAAATCGCCAATTTGAGTCCCAATTATTTCGTGGATCAATTCAAGAAAACATTTGGAATCAGCGCAATGGATTTCCTGACGTCGATTCGAATGAAGACAGCCAAACAATTGATGGCCAAAGCAGCGGTACATCCCCGGAAGATGAAGGAAATAGCGGCCGAGGTTGGCATACAGGATGAATTCTATTTCAGCCGTAAGTTCAAGAAGTTTACCGGAATGAGTCCCAGTCAGTATGTCAAAAGCCGCCGCCGCAAAATTGCCGTATACCATGCGCCATTAACCGGCTATTTGCTGGCCCTGCAAATTCTGCCTTACGCTGCACCCCTGCATCCAAAGTGGACGGCTTATTATTATGAGTTTATCAGGGACGATATTGCCGTTCCCCTCAGCGCTTACCGGAACAACCGGCATTGGGAGATGAATCTGGACATGCTGGAAGCGGAAGCGCCGGATCTGATTGTGCTCAAAGACGAAATTTCAGCAGAAGAGAAAAAACGGTTGGAACGTCTGGCCCCTCTGGCCTTTGTCTCTTGGGGAACCGGAGAATGGAGAACCCAGTTCCGGAAGCTGGCAGAGCAACTTGGCGAGCACATGGAAGCAGAGCAGTGGCTTGACGGTTATCAAGGGAAGGTTGAGTTGTCCAGCAAGAGACTTAAGGGCTCCATGCAGGGAGGGAAGCTGCTTATACTCCGCATTTTCGGCTCGGAAATCCGTGCCTACAGCAACCGGACTATCGCCGAAGTTTTATATGGCGACTTGCAGATTCCAAGGGCTTATCCGGCGGACAAGCCTGTTTACGATGAACTCGTTACGCTTGAGCAACTGCATGATACCAACCCCTCACACATCCTGCTGCTGATCAGACAGGAAACAGACACTTTGGCTTACTGGTCGGAGCTTCAGCATACGATGGCCTGGCAGGAGCTTGCAGCGGTCCAGAAACATCAGGTTTACCCGCTGGCTTCCGATCCGTGGTTCGAGTATTCGCCTGCTGCGCATGAACGGGTTATTGACCTCATGGTAGAGCTGCTATCAGAGGATTGTACAAATTAA
- a CDS encoding iron-hydroxamate ABC transporter substrate-binding protein: MLSMPVFKKISCLVITGTAVLSLAACGSSQTSSPNGNSSSSALQAENAAAGTASSESPAASEPANTSNRTLQYLDQTYTIPAQTDKLVITGSLEAMEDALVLGVNPAGAISVGGKFPAMFKDITANTESAGEKTQPDFETIVKLKPDVILGTAKFPAEVSDKLQKIATMIPVSQLASDWEANLKLLAELSGKQDKADQIIKQYKEDVQAAKTELGAKLQDKKVVAIRIRAGNIMVYRDDVFFNPTLYGDLGLAVPAEIKAAKTQETVSLEKFSEINPDYVFIQFSEDENKDKPQALAELENNPIWRSISAVKSDHVYVNVVDPLAQGGTAWSKTRFLKAAVEKLSAD, encoded by the coding sequence ATGTTATCTATGCCTGTCTTCAAAAAAATATCCTGCCTTGTTATTACCGGGACAGCGGTGTTATCCTTGGCCGCTTGCGGCTCAAGCCAAACAAGTTCACCCAACGGGAACTCGTCATCTTCGGCGCTCCAAGCTGAGAATGCCGCTGCCGGCACTGCCTCAAGCGAAAGCCCGGCGGCTTCCGAGCCGGCAAATACGTCAAACCGAACCCTCCAATATCTGGACCAAACGTACACCATACCCGCTCAAACGGACAAACTGGTCATTACCGGAAGTCTGGAAGCGATGGAGGATGCGCTGGTGCTCGGGGTTAATCCGGCCGGAGCCATTTCAGTGGGAGGCAAATTCCCGGCAATGTTTAAGGATATTACGGCGAACACCGAGTCTGCAGGCGAGAAGACGCAGCCTGATTTTGAAACCATTGTCAAGCTGAAGCCGGATGTTATTCTCGGAACGGCCAAATTTCCGGCAGAAGTCAGCGATAAGCTCCAGAAGATCGCAACGATGATCCCCGTTTCTCAATTAGCTTCGGACTGGGAGGCTAACCTTAAGCTCCTGGCTGAATTGTCGGGCAAGCAGGACAAAGCGGATCAAATTATTAAGCAGTATAAAGAGGACGTTCAAGCCGCGAAAACCGAACTCGGCGCCAAGCTGCAGGACAAAAAAGTCGTGGCGATCCGCATTCGTGCAGGCAATATTATGGTATACCGCGATGATGTCTTTTTTAATCCTACCTTGTACGGGGATTTGGGACTGGCCGTCCCGGCTGAAATCAAGGCGGCCAAAACCCAGGAAACGGTATCCCTGGAGAAATTCAGCGAGATCAATCCGGACTACGTATTCATCCAATTCTCCGAAGATGAGAACAAGGATAAACCCCAAGCGCTTGCGGAACTGGAAAACAATCCGATTTGGCGCAGCATCAGCGCTGTAAAATCTGATCACGTATACGTCAACGTAGTGGACCCGCTGGCGCAGGGCGGCACGGCCTGGAGTAAAACCCGGTTCCTGAAGGCAGCTGTGGAGAAGCTGTCTGCCGATTGA
- a CDS encoding FecCD family ABC transporter permease, which yields MRSKASLPVVILMASPVVMILVIVLSVMLGAKHIPAMTVWDSFFHFDGSNVDHQIIFHSRLPRAVGALLIGAFLAVSGAVMQGMTRNYLASPSIMGVSDGSVLAVTLCMIGLPGLSSMGVIGYSMLGSATAVCIVFGAAALLPDGLSPVKLAILGTLIGTFMSSLAAAAASYFQLSQQVSFWYNARLHQLDPHLIKLSIPFAVLGLSIAFSVSKSVTVLSLGEEVAAGLGQRTLWVKGMATLSVIILTGISVALAGNIGFVGLIIPHITRYLVGVDYRWIVPCSGVLGGIFLTACDVVSRFANYPFETPIGVITAIIGVPYFLYLIRSKGAGKHA from the coding sequence ATGAGAAGCAAAGCATCGCTGCCAGTCGTTATCCTTATGGCTTCCCCTGTGGTTATGATTCTGGTTATTGTTCTATCGGTTATGCTCGGGGCCAAGCACATTCCAGCTATGACCGTCTGGGACAGCTTCTTTCATTTTGATGGGTCAAATGTCGATCATCAAATCATTTTTCACTCCAGACTCCCGAGAGCCGTCGGCGCCTTATTGATCGGAGCCTTTCTGGCGGTATCGGGAGCCGTGATGCAGGGGATGACCCGAAATTACCTGGCTTCACCCTCCATTATGGGCGTATCCGACGGGTCGGTCCTGGCCGTTACCCTATGTATGATAGGCCTGCCCGGCTTATCTTCCATGGGAGTGATCGGTTATTCTATGTTAGGTTCTGCTACGGCGGTCTGTATCGTTTTTGGCGCTGCTGCTTTGCTGCCGGACGGGTTAAGCCCGGTCAAGCTGGCTATTCTTGGTACCCTGATCGGAACCTTCATGAGCAGCCTGGCCGCAGCCGCAGCTTCTTATTTCCAGCTGTCGCAGCAAGTCAGCTTTTGGTACAACGCAAGACTTCATCAGCTGGACCCGCATCTGATCAAACTGAGTATCCCATTTGCGGTTCTTGGCCTCTCGATTGCTTTCTCGGTTTCCAAATCCGTGACGGTGTTGTCGCTTGGAGAAGAGGTTGCAGCCGGGCTGGGGCAGCGGACGTTATGGGTCAAAGGGATGGCCACCTTGTCAGTGATCATCCTGACCGGAATTTCGGTGGCTTTGGCCGGCAACATCGGTTTTGTGGGTCTGATTATTCCCCATATCACCCGTTATTTGGTCGGAGTGGACTATAGATGGATTGTTCCTTGCTCGGGAGTGCTTGGCGGAATCTTTCTGACGGCCTGTGATGTGGTCAGCCGTTTCGCCAATTACCCGTTTGAAACGCCGATCGGGGTCATTACCGCGATCATCGGGGTTCCGTATTTTCTGTATCTAATCAGAAGCAAAGGAGCAGGAAAACATGCGTAA
- a CDS encoding FecCD family ABC transporter permease: MRNPSRKRYGSLLLLFAGLILIVFYLSLTNGSFDLSIKDIIYSLFRIHRVAEYDLILFEFRLPRIAASLLVGFGLGIAGTVVQGVTRNGLADPGILGINAGAGAAIVLFMFLSQGKVVSGGLSSALAVPAFGWLGGLIAAVLIYTFARRNGTLDSQQMILAGLAVGSGLGAATLYLSLKMNPQDFEMAVVWLAGSIWNSNWTYILCMLPWLLVLIPFIIRRAYLLDLYQLGEPAAKGLGVRVEREKNILLLCSIGLIGACVAVSGNIGFVGLLAPHIAKRLAGHRHVRALPLAGLIGALLVLAADAVAKMVFSPVELPVGIVISIIGVPYFVYLLYMEKRRL, from the coding sequence ATGCGTAACCCATCAAGGAAACGATACGGGTCACTCCTGCTGCTGTTTGCGGGACTGATTCTGATCGTGTTTTATTTGAGCCTGACGAACGGTTCTTTCGATCTTTCAATAAAAGATATTATTTATTCGTTGTTTCGCATTCATCGTGTGGCCGAATATGATTTGATCCTGTTTGAATTCAGACTCCCTAGAATTGCAGCCTCGTTATTGGTCGGGTTTGGCCTTGGAATCGCCGGAACGGTGGTTCAAGGCGTTACCCGCAACGGTTTGGCGGACCCGGGGATATTGGGCATTAACGCAGGAGCCGGGGCGGCGATAGTGCTGTTTATGTTTCTTTCCCAAGGCAAGGTCGTATCCGGAGGGCTGAGCAGTGCGCTGGCCGTTCCTGCCTTTGGCTGGCTGGGCGGTTTGATCGCTGCAGTATTGATCTATACGTTCGCAAGGAGAAACGGAACTCTGGATTCGCAGCAGATGATCCTTGCCGGTTTAGCCGTGGGTTCGGGTCTTGGCGCGGCTACCTTGTATCTTTCGCTCAAAATGAATCCGCAGGACTTTGAAATGGCCGTGGTTTGGCTGGCGGGAAGCATTTGGAACAGCAATTGGACCTATATCCTTTGCATGCTTCCCTGGCTGCTGGTCTTAATTCCGTTCATTATCCGTAGGGCTTATTTGCTCGACTTATATCAATTGGGGGAACCAGCAGCCAAAGGTCTTGGAGTCCGGGTAGAAAGAGAAAAAAATATACTGCTGCTGTGCAGCATTGGTTTGATCGGTGCGTGTGTCGCAGTTTCCGGTAATATCGGTTTTGTCGGCCTGCTGGCTCCACATATTGCTAAACGCCTTGCAGGACATCGACATGTCCGGGCTCTTCCGCTGGCCGGACTGATCGGCGCTCTTCTGGTTCTGGCTGCCGATGCGGTCGCCAAAATGGTATTTTCCCCCGTAGAGCTTCCGGTCGGCATTGTGATTTCTATCATTGGCGTGCCTTACTTTGTCTACTTGCTTTATATGGAGAAGCGCCGTTTATGA
- a CDS encoding alpha/beta hydrolase, whose product MNMQNRMEQVSIPGTRQWDIFSEESKRAYRIFIYIPAAVPPPGGFPVIYALDGNAVFGTLVESLKVQSRRPDKTGVEPAVVVGIGYQTEEPFSPDRTYDFTLPRPEGAPPYAFKGRTFAEEGGAELFMRFLQQELKPEIEKTCPVNRNRQSLIGHSLGGLFVLQTLLIEPDSFQCYIAGSPSIHWNEAFIFEEEQRLGDKLKQSGARVKLMVAAGELETAHKMIENAALFSKCVEERRHPGLQLAFKTFDNEGHVSVLAVLMSHAVRFALQNNGV is encoded by the coding sequence ATGAATATGCAAAACCGGATGGAGCAGGTTTCGATTCCCGGAACCCGGCAGTGGGATATCTTCTCTGAGGAAAGCAAACGGGCTTATCGTATCTTTATATATATCCCGGCGGCTGTTCCGCCGCCTGGCGGCTTTCCTGTTATTTACGCGCTGGACGGCAATGCCGTCTTCGGAACGCTGGTCGAGAGTTTGAAGGTGCAATCCCGCAGACCGGACAAAACTGGAGTCGAACCGGCAGTTGTGGTCGGTATCGGCTATCAGACGGAAGAACCGTTCTCACCTGACCGGACCTATGATTTTACCCTGCCTCGGCCTGAAGGAGCACCTCCTTATGCCTTTAAGGGCAGGACCTTTGCCGAGGAGGGAGGCGCGGAGCTCTTTATGCGGTTCCTTCAACAGGAACTTAAGCCCGAGATCGAGAAAACCTGTCCGGTCAATCGGAATAGGCAATCTCTGATCGGCCATTCGCTTGGCGGACTGTTTGTCCTGCAGACGCTGCTTATAGAGCCGGATTCGTTTCAATGCTATATAGCCGGAAGTCCGTCGATTCATTGGAATGAGGCGTTTATTTTTGAGGAAGAACAACGTCTGGGAGACAAGCTGAAGCAAAGCGGCGCCCGGGTCAAACTGATGGTAGCGGCAGGGGAACTGGAAACCGCCCACAAGATGATCGAAAATGCAGCGCTGTTCTCAAAGTGTGTTGAAGAGCGCAGGCATCCTGGTCTTCAGCTGGCCTTTAAAACCTTTGACAATGAAGGACACGTCTCGGTTCTGGCAGTTCTGATGAGTCACGCGGTCAGATTTGCTTTGCAAAACAACGGCGTTTAA
- a CDS encoding antibiotic biosynthesis monooxygenase gives MLIQTRIFKLAKGHAEDMAAKFSQESPVDGFAGLIDRTVMVNSRNKEYDEVMVMIRWESSEAWKNWEKSDVHLAGHRAKRGNNDPDYVLDKKVAMYETYAVIQGPAREDPIFLFKNR, from the coding sequence ATGCTGATTCAAACACGAATATTTAAGCTTGCTAAAGGGCATGCCGAGGATATGGCTGCAAAGTTCAGCCAGGAAAGCCCGGTTGACGGCTTTGCCGGGCTGATCGACCGGACGGTTATGGTGAACAGCCGAAATAAAGAATACGACGAAGTGATGGTGATGATTCGTTGGGAGTCCAGTGAAGCCTGGAAGAACTGGGAGAAAAGCGATGTGCATTTGGCCGGCCACCGGGCAAAGCGCGGTAATAACGATCCGGACTATGTGCTCGACAAAAAGGTCGCAATGTACGAAACCTATGCGGTAATCCAGGGCCCTGCTCGAGAAGACCCCATCTTTTTGTTCAAAAACAGGTAA